The proteins below are encoded in one region of Phyllopteryx taeniolatus isolate TA_2022b chromosome 11, UOR_Ptae_1.2, whole genome shotgun sequence:
- the phf3 gene encoding PHD finger protein 3, which produces MDIADTFNVLIPSDQLDDTLIIGQNLECEASNEFGSGLYLEDSLKNMLSDKDPMFGCATSQFNLLENEDSTFQISGAAEISGGSTSTGLGGDLAVTETNPAKIKRPVGRPRKRPCNIQLDRESSDGPEQAKIPTDAVPRGRPGRKPCNRLQKSFLIKKGVKGVQLKKDLTLGGRINISDIEGVLWLKPSVVLKRLTVTIGGFKIELLPGPSYLQDAEANFDSSFSCSAGIGFAMLSDDGVPAQNPVPEKVADRDITEKICVDDTPLGLGPYVNPNDVQAANGTEIKRCTQETKDDNQSMVRKQKPVNDRKCGVKLTPNNETTVSNKVDSKEKKPTFAKNQLQPKQLLNSNKKGVITSEQSNMTKGATVSQNVPSKVVQRDDLHKLKSLKEKRSSEYLKRRSENTPSEHVPKHPKMQTGDPKVKPSSPVKKAPSSGSCLIEQHSPTKPSHTLNTLKADASNYSHVARPGLSSKTFEEVGQEKAKIKKPEKILQKQKSKTARSISVDEPQLFIPDNAPVVKKESVEQQVQQQLEQVANSESVWDGNNCCGQCKKHHNNMFMVGCGRCDDWFHGDCVGLDLLKVREMEEEDQMYVCLKCCEEESKKVEPETPAIPAAEIKTEAPALKHALKPKPGATEELTSGGVRSLKKEQGRRSSADVKETHHKRGIQLKLEVKSKSASSTSKKPASMEEIRRSVRDSLKEILLQRLKESDLKVPVEKASEVAKKTERELFHMYKDTENKYKNKYRSLMFNLKDTKNNVLFKKVLKGEISPANLIRMSPEELASKELAAWRQRENRHTIEMIEKEQREVERRPITKITHKGEIEIESEEPGKVREPVEVEVEPAVRVPEVPVEPQSAPEKAVERNEIESDTTNKHKSHLFDLNCKICTGRMAPPVKEAPTKVVKIATTVAKRQPAKGEEASTPAPSAVEDDLHLTVLEESFQKAHTNYEQRSDHTAGRDDDTSFLSSLKSLWRGFLTMHSVAKLVTKAFPVSGILDNLTQDLPDSIQVGGRISPQTVWDYLEKIRATGTKEVCLIRFTPVTEEDEISYTLLYAYFSSRRRFGVVSNNRKQVKDMYLIPLGASEKVPHQLVPFDGPGLENNRANLLLGLIIRQRPKRDYHPVDNETTRMSPEVKPVPVPVQETPAEEEDEKLFLASLTTPNINEKNQLLETTEPVEEPITESFEEPSAAGNSSQESHKPLRFLPGVLLGWGGELPPLPDVGGKHPDDTSKAQPAQKREVPSSGGSKDPAVAVVAAVPRERFVIKKKEVKPVQAELQSPSQTEAANTSPGKDAEAAPRAPPVSLRDKPPDVSTEAFLESLATLRNESETSSSDTPKKDDIAPLPDSDKGKLESQALSEQTNTSKPLSGILKKISTYSSMTENKARETSHIAPVDAKHAPPKISPVTTFHQGFLQISQAKHKLKEQNPTASQSVLSDHEDPVQVQPSDTATHTSAVQAPQVESFEASELQRDTETAPALPACNSAAPVHQQQHQPQVPGSNHDLSVPNSFHTPHVQDQNHTTPQAQESTSLAAHPESPSQLGGRPPSQAKEETQEELYTYCHPWEERQRHSEDRDHGGRHGHRRDLHHGKKSRHHDRDRDRKHEHGYEDKHKDRNRHHRHSEDRYGEKRKERSYSDDYSGRHKERHRHRRDSDYDNDQRSSKDSYL; this is translated from the exons ATGGATATTGCGGACACTTTTAACGTTTTAATACCCAGTGACCAGTTGGACGACACCCTCATAATAGGTCAAAATCTGGAATGTGAAGCCAGTAATGAGTTTGGTTCAGGACTCTACCTTGAAGATTCGCTCAAGAACATGCTAAGTGACAAAGATCCCATGTTTGGATGTGCAACTTCTCAGTTCAACCTGCTGGAAAATGAGGACTCCACTTTTCAAATTTCAGGCGCAGCAG AGATCAGTGGTGGGTCAACATCCACAGGCCTCGGAGGTGACCTGGCAGTAACGGAGACCAATCCAGCCAAGATCAAGAGACCTGTAGGCAGACCCAGGAAACGTCCATGTAATATACAATTAG ATAGAGAATCCAGTGACGGTCCAGAGCAAGCCAAGATTCCCACAGATGCTGTACCCAGAGGACGACCGGGAAGGAAACCTTGCAACAGGCTACAGAAGTCCTTTCTGATTAAGAAAGGAGTTAAAGGTGTACAATTGAAGAAAGACCTAACTCTGGGTGGACGCATCAATATCAGCGATATTGAAGGTGTATTATGGTTAAAACCTTCTGTTGTGTTGAAACGACTGACTGTCACCATTGGAGGGTTCAAGATTGAATTACTTCCCGGACCGTCGTATCTCCAGGATGCTGAAGCCAACTTTGACAGTAGTTTTTCCTGTAGCGCGGGTATTGGTTTTGCCATGTTGTCGGACGATGGTGTCCCCGCACAGAATCCTGTACCTGAGAAAGTCGCAGACCGGGATATAACTGAGAAGATTTGCGTTGATGATACACCACTTGGATTGGGTCCATATGTGAACCCCAATGACGTCCAGGCGGCTAACGGGACAGAAATAAAAAGGTGCACTCAAGAAACTAAAGATGACAATCAGTCTATGGTGAGAAAGCAAAAGCCTGTCAATGACCGGAAATGTGGCGTTAAATTGACACCAAACAATGAGACCACCGTAAGTAACAAGGTGGACAGTAAAGAAAAGAAACCGACTTTCGCCAAAAACCAGCTCCAACCCAAGCAACTACTTAATTCCAATAAGAAAGGTGTGATTACAAGTGAACAGAGCAACATGACTAAAGGAGCTACCGTTTCCCAAAATGTACCATCCAAAGTTGTCCAAAGAGATGACCTTCATAAATTAAAGTCTCTTAAAGAGAAGAGAAGCagtgaatatttaaaaagacgGTCTGAAAACACCCCAAGTGAGCATGTCCCTAAACACCCAAAGATGCAAACAGGAGATCCCAAAGTGAAGCCCAGCTCTCCAGTGAAGAaggcgccatctagtggaagctGCCTAATTGAGCAACACAGTCCAACCAAACCCTCTCATACGCTCAACACCTTGAAAGCAGACGCTTCAAACTACTCACATGTCGCTCGTCCAGGTCTTTCCTCCAAAACATTCGAAGAAGTGGGGCAGGAGAAGGCAAAAATTAAGAAGCCTGAAAAGATCCTCCAAAagcaaaaaagtaaaactgcaAGAAGCATCTCTGTGGATGAGCCACAGTTGTTTATCCCAGACAATGCTCCAGTTGTGAAGAAAGAAAGTGTTGAGCAGCAGGTGCAACAGCAGCTGGAGCAAGTTGCCAACAGCGAGTCTGTGTGGGATGGAAACAATTGCTGTGGTCAGTGCAAGAAACACCACAACAACAT GTTCATGGTAGGCTGTGGCCGCTGTGATGACTGGTTCCATGGTGACTGTGTTGGTCTTGACCTGCTCAAAGTACGTGAGATGGAGGAAGAGGACCAGATGTACGTGTGCTTAAAGTGCTGCGAGGAGGAGAGCAAAAAGGTGGAGCCCGAAACGCCAGCCATACCTGCGGCAGAAATAAAGACTGAAGCCCCTGCTCTGAAGCACGCTCTAAAACCCAAGCCAGGAGCCACTGAGGAACTGACATCAGGGGGGGTCAGATCTTTAAAGAAG GAACAAGGCCGAAGATCGTCTGCAGATGTAAAAGAAACTCATCATAAAAGAG GCATTCAGCTGAAACTTGAGGTAAAAAGTAAAAGTGCATCTTCCACTTCAAAAAAGCCTGCGTCTATGGAGGAGATCAGGCGCAGTGTGCGTGATTCTCTGAAAGAAATCCTTTTACAGAG GTTGAAGGAGTCTGATTTGAAAGTCCCTGTTGAGAAAGCCTCAGAAGTTGCCAAGAAGACTGAGAGAGAACTTTTCCACATGTATAAAGATaccgaaaacaaatacaagaacAAGTATCGAAGCTTGATGTTTAACCTCAAAGatactaaaaataat GTTCTCTTTAAGAAGGTTCTCAAAGGAGAAATATCTCCTGCTAATCTAATCCGAATGAGTCCTGAGGAACTGGCTTCGAAGGAACTAGCTGCTTGGCGGCAAAGAGAGAATCGACAC ACAATTGAAATGATTGAAAAAGAGCAAAGAGAGGTTGAGAGGCGTCCAATCACCAAGATCACACATAAAGGGGAGATTGAGATCGAGAGTGAAGAACCAGGGAAAGTACGTGAGCCCGTGGAGGTGGAG GTTGAACCCGCAGTCAGAGTCCCAGAAGTACCAGTAGAACCTCAGAGTGCTCCGGAGAAGGCCGTAGAGCGCAACGAGATAGAGAGCGACACCACCAACAAACACAAGTCTCACTTATTTGACCTCAACTGCAAAATCTGTACAG GCCGCATGGCACCCCCAGTGAAAGAGGCACCCACCAAAGTGGTCAAAATTGCTACAACAGTAGCAAAGCGACAACCTGCCAAAGGCGAGGAGGCGAGCACGCCGGCGCCGTCTGCTGTTGAAGATGACCTGCACCTCACCGTTTTAGAGGAGAGCTTTCAGAAGGCTCACACCAACTATGAACAAAG GTCTGATCATACAGCTGGCCGAGATGATGACACATCGTTCCTTTCCAGCCTGAAGTCCCTGTGGCGAGGTTTCCTTACTATGCACTCTGTGGCTAAACTTGTCACAAAAGCTTTCCCTGTGTCAGGCATTCTGGACAACTTGACTCAG gaTCTTCCTGACAGCATCCAGGTTGGCGGAAGGATAAGTCCGCAGACTGTGTGGGACTACTTGGAGAAGATACGTGCTACAGGaactaaa GAAGTGTGCCTAATTCGCTTCACTCCTGTGACTGAGGAAGATGAGATCTCCTACACTCTCCTGTATGCTTACTTCAGCAGCAGAAGGCGTTTTGGGGTGGTGTCAAACAACCGCAAACAAGTGAAGGACATGTATCTCATTCCTTTGGGCGCGTCTGAAAAAGTGCCACATCAGCTTGTGCCTTTTGATGGACCAG GTCTGGAAAACAACCGAGCAAACCTTCTCTTGGGACTTATAATTCGTCAGAGGCCGAAAAGAGATTATCATCCAGTTGACAACGAAACGACAAGGATGTCTCCTGAAGTCAAGCCTGTCCCAGTTCCTGTTCAAGAAACTCCTGCCGAAGAAGAAGATGAGAAGCTTTTCCTAGCCTCCTTGACTACTCCCAATATAAACGAGAAGAATCAACTACTTGAGACTACAGAGCCTGTGGAGGAGCCCATCACAGAGTCTTTTGAAGAACCATCTGCAGCAGGGAACAGCAGTCAGGAATCCCACAAGCCTCTTCGTTTTCTTCCAGGTGTGTTACTTGGTTGGGGTGGAGAACTCCCGCCACTGCCAGATGTCGGAGGAAAGCATCCAGATGACACTTCTAAGGCCCAACCTGCTCAGAAAAGAGAGGTGCCATCCAGCGGGGGCTCCAAGGATCCAgctgttgctgttgttgctgctgtgcCTCGAGAGCGCTTTGTCATCAAGAAAAAAGAAGTCAAACCTGTCCAAGCTGAACTGCAGTCACCCAGCCAGACAGAGGCTGCAAACACATCTCCAGGCAAAGATGCTGAGGCCGCACCCCGGGCTCCTCCAGTCTCCCTGAGAGATAAGCCTCCAGATGTTTCTACGGAAGCGTTCTTGGAAAGCCTGGCGACGCTTCGAAACGAGAGTGAAACCAGCAGCAGTGATACCCCCAAGAAAGATGACATCGCTCCTCTCCCTGATTCAGACAAAGGAAAGTTGGAATCACAGGCGCTGTCAGAGCAAACAAATACCTCCAAACCTCTAAGTGGGATATTGAAAAAGATTTCCACCTATTCCAGTATGACAGAAAACAAAGCCAGGGAAACTAGTCACATTGCTCCCGTGGATGCTAAGCATGCTCCTCCTAAAATCAGCCCAGTTACAACATTTCATCAAGGCTTTTTGCAGATCTCTCAGGCCAAACACAAACTGAAGGAACAAAACCCAACCGCCAGTCAATCAGTTCTCAGTGACCATGAAGATCCTGTTCAAGTTCAGCCGAGCGACACAGCAACTCACACTTCTGCAGTACAAGCGCCACAAGTGGAGAGCTTCGAAGCCTCGGAGCTCCAACGAGACACGGAGACGGCACCGGCTCTCCCAGCGTGCAACAGTGCTGCACCTGTccaccagcagcagcaccagcCTCAGGTACCTGGCAGCAACCACGACCTGTCTGTCCCCAACTCTTTCCACACGCCACATGTCCAGGATCAGAACCACACCACGCCACAGGCCCAGGAGAGTACTTCACTTGCGGCGCACCCCGAGAGTCCCTCCCAACTGGGTGGTCGACCTCCATCGCAAGCCAAAGAGGAAACACAGGAGGAGCTCTACACCTACTGTCACCCATGGGAGGAGAGGCAGCGGCACAGTGAGGACAGGGACCACGGTGGGAGGCACGGCCACCGCAGGGACTTGCACCACGGGAAGAAGAGCAGGCACCATGACAGGGACCGAGACCGGAAGCATGAGCACGGCTACGAAGACAAGCACAAAGACAGGAACAGGCACCACAGACACTCTGAGGACCGCTACGGTGAGAAGCGGAAAGAGCGATCCTACAGCGACGACTACAGTGGCCGCCACAAAGAACGCCACAGACACCGACGGGACTCGGACTATGACAATGATCAGAGGAGCTCAAAAGACAGTTACTTGTAA
- the si:dkey-103j14.5 gene encoding LOW QUALITY PROTEIN: isoaspartyl peptidase/L-asparaginase (The sequence of the model RefSeq protein was modified relative to this genomic sequence to represent the inferred CDS: inserted 2 bases in 2 codons; substituted 1 base at 1 genomic stop codon), producing MSAVIVVHGGAWAIPDDLAKASVDGVKAAAREGFAVLQRKEVALDAVESAVRALEDNAVFNADHGTALNAEGEVEMDAIIMDGKTSACGAVSSVKNIPYPTLNINQLLSWKPVVLTDSGANLFARSMGMATVTADEMVTTYERKXWEKHKKYVTGVMENFNTHWPIATVGGVAVDCAGNVACATSAXNKMVGRVGDTPAVGCGGYADNLSGAVSCSGHGESILKVTLPRLVLSHVAQGKSVEDSMSLQYTGERVXSAGGVIVVSLLGQWASAFTTERMPLAAVEHEVLF from the exons ATGTCAGCTGTCATAGTCGTGCACGGTGGAGCGTGGGCCATTCCGGATGACCTCGCCAAGGCCTCAGTTGATGGTGTAAAGGCGGCAGCACGTGAAGGCTTTGCTGTGCTGCAAAGAAAAGAAGTTGCACTGGATGCTGTCGAGTCAGCCGTACGGGCCCTGGAAGATAATGCTGTGTTTAACGCAG ATCATGGAACAGCTTTAAATGCAGAAGGGGAGGTAGAGATGGACGCCATCATCATGGATGGAAAGACATCAGCTTGTGGTGCTGTGTCATCAGTGAAGAA cATTCCCTATCCTACTTTAAATATCAATCAATTGTTGTCTTGGAAACCCGTCGTGTTGACAGACAGCGGTGCAAACCTTTTTGCAAGGAGCATGGGTATGGCCACAGTTACCGCTGATGAGATGGTGACCACTTACGAGAGAAAATAATGGGAGAAGCACAAAAAATATGTGACTGGGGTGATGGAAAACTTCAACACTCACTG GCCCATTGCTACTGTTGGTGGTGTTGCTGTAGACTGCGCTGGTAATGTCGCCTGTGCCACATCGG ATAATAAAATGGTTGGCAGAGTTGGTGATACTCCAGCTGTCG GCTGTGGGGGATATGCAGACAACCTCAGTGGTGCAGTGTCTTGTAGTGGACATGGAGAATCCATCCTTAAAGTCACCCTGCCCAGACTTGTTCTTTCACACGTTGCACAAG GTAAATCTGTGGAAGATAGCATGTCTCTGCAGTACACGGGAGAGCGTG CGAGCGCTGGGGGTGTCATCGTTGTTTCTCTTTTGGGTCAGTGGGCTTCAGCTTTCACCACCGAGCGAATGCCTTTGGCCGCTGTGGAACATGAGGTTCTCTTCTAA